A single region of the Desulfobaccales bacterium genome encodes:
- a CDS encoding phosphoribosyltransferase family protein — protein sequence MGKLIEDPALRDHIQVFVDRTDAGRRLAGFLDGYRGTDVGLFAIPAGGVPVATEIARALAMPLDLIIVRKIQLPWTTEAGFGALDPGGQAIFNEDLIRRMSLSPADIDAQVQTTAAGLKQREKRLRHGKPYALLSGRPALVVDDGLASGYTMRAAVGFLKAQGAGKLIVAVPTASEHTVFDLLPLVDELYCLNVRGGYSFAVAEAYENWYDLTEDEVLKILESLAQDNS from the coding sequence ATGGGAAAACTCATCGAAGACCCTGCCTTAAGGGATCATATTCAGGTCTTTGTTGACCGCACTGATGCGGGCCGGCGGCTAGCTGGTTTTCTGGACGGCTATCGAGGGACTGACGTGGGCCTCTTTGCCATCCCCGCCGGCGGCGTGCCGGTAGCCACAGAAATCGCCCGGGCTCTGGCGATGCCTCTGGATCTCATCATCGTCCGCAAAATTCAGCTTCCCTGGACCACGGAAGCGGGGTTCGGGGCGCTGGACCCCGGCGGCCAGGCGATCTTCAACGAAGATTTGATCCGCCGCATGTCTCTTTCCCCCGCAGATATCGACGCCCAGGTACAAACGACCGCCGCAGGCCTAAAGCAGCGGGAAAAACGTCTCCGGCACGGCAAACCCTACGCCCTTCTTTCCGGCCGCCCAGCCCTGGTGGTGGATGACGGCCTGGCCTCGGGCTATACCATGCGGGCCGCGGTCGGCTTCCTCAAGGCCCAGGGGGCCGGGAAACTCATTGTCGCGGTGCCCACCGCGTCCGAGCACACCGTCTTTGACCTGCTTCCCCTGGTGGATGAGCTTTACTGCCTCAACGTGCGGGGTGGCTATTCCTTCGCCGTAGCCGAGGCTTATGAAAACTGGTATGATCTCACCGAGGACGAAGTCCTAAAAATTCTGGAATCATTGGCTCAAGATAATTCATAG